The segment TCTCATACGTTTAACACCGGCAAGAATACTTGCAAATGAAGACGAGTCAACGTTTTCGGTATTCTTGTCATTGTTGGAATCGTTGGGGTTAGCCATCGTTTGTAGTGGGGTGTTGCTCTATCGTGCAAGTTTTAGCTGTCGTAGATTTGCATTTTCTATTGTCTCGTTTTGTCGAAGTTACCTTCATAGCGTAAGCAATACAATATATGCACATTCTAATCACATTGACAGCTTGGGTTAAATTCAGAGCGTTATCCTTTACCGTAAAGATTAAAACTCTTTATTTAGCATTATCCTTTATATAGTTTTGAAGTGCCAGAGAACAATAGATTAATAATTGTACTCAAAGTAATACCCAAACTACATTCAAAGCCCCTCTTGTGATGATTTCATTGTGTATTACGATCTATCTTCACTTGTATAACTAGCCTGTGTAAGCCTTCTAGGTTTCTAAAATCGTATTGAGTCACCTTTTTGTATTCGTATATATTTTGCAGCAGGAACACCGCCGATACCGCTCCGAAAATTTCTCTCCAATTGTATAAAAACGTATAGAAGTACCTAGTGAATACAAAATACCCAAGTTCCCCCAGCAAACAGATTAGCAACCACCCAAAATTCTTTACAATGGCCACCTATTCCGAAGCAAGTTTCAATTCGCAGCACTATGACGACTCGAGACCCAATTACCCTGAACGATTCTACTGCGAGTTGATTAATTatcataaacaaaaaggTGATACACAGCTTGCAGTCGATATTGGTTGCGGTTCAGGTTTTGTAGCCTTTAAGCTACTTGAATACTTCAAACATGTAATAGGGACTGATCCGTCCTCTACTATGATTTCCCAATGCCAAGGCAACATCCCAAAACTCCCCGAAAACAagacaattgaatttattaTTGGATCAGGGGAGTTGCAACCATCAACGATCGTGCCAGGTTCAGTTGATCTAATTACTGGTGCCGAATGTTGCCACTGGGTCGACCAtgccaaatttttttcagaATCCGCAAGGGTTTTGAAACCTAATGGTACTTTAGCATATTGGTTTTATAAAGACCCTGTTTTTGTAGGATATCCAAAAGCAAATGCAATTTATGAAAATTACACCTATAATTCCTCAAAGGAGATGAACCCGGATGATGAATTCGAAAGATATATGGGTCCGtattatcaacaaccagGTCATGATTATTTACGTTCATTATTGAAGGAAAAATCTCCCCCAACCGATTTGTTTTATGACATTGTGAGACATGAGTACATATCGGAACGTGATGGTGCTCCTACTGAGAATGAAAATGCTTATGTCACGAAAACACCGTTATTTATTCGTAAGGTGATTGACATGACATGGTTTTTGAATTACGTTAGAAGCTGGAGTGCCTATCACACATGGATGAAAGAACACGGTGGCAAGTATGATATTGCGGAGgtatttgttgatgagttgaaacAGCAAATGGACTGGAAAGATGACACAAAGATTGAGGTCATTTGGGATACAGTATATACATTTGCCAGAAAAAAGTGAAGGGTGATGCTGTTATAAAGATGTACTACTTTAAATTTGTATACTATAGAAGGTATGATGCTGCAAATTTGAGAAATAACTGGTTGCAAAAAGTCAATTGTGTAACTATAAACGTTATTTGTGTCAAGTCTAATCACGCGGTGTAGTTATATTTGTGGTAAGGTAGAATTATATCAATTATAAATGGTGTAAAGCTGCAAGAGATACtaagttgttgatattaACAGGTAGTCTTGGGTACCCTCTACNNNNNNNNNNNNNNNNNNNNNNNNNNNNNNNNNNNNNNNNNNNNNNNNNNNNNNNNNNNNNNNNNNNNNNNNNNNNNNNNNNNNNNNNNNNNNNNNNNNNNNNNNNNNNNNNNNNNNNNNNNNNNNNNNNNNNNNNNNNNNNNNNNNNNNNNNNNNNNNNNNNNNNNNNNNNNNNNNNNNNNNNNNNNNNNNNNNNNNNNNNNNNNNNNNNNNNNNNNNNNNNNNNNNNNNNNNNNNNNNNNNNNNNNNNNNNNNNNNNNNNNNNNNNNNNNNNNNNNNNNNNNNNNNNNNNNNNNNNNNNNNNNNNNNNNNNNNNNNNNNNNNNNNNNNNNNNNNNNNNNNNNNNNNNNNNNNNNNNNNNNNNNNNNNNNNNNNNNNNNNNNNNNNNNNNNNNNNNNNNNNNNNNNNNNNNNNNNNNNNNNNNNNNNNNNNNNNNNNNNNNNNNNNNNNNNNNNNNNNNNNNNNNNNNNNNNNNNNNNNNNNNNNNNNNNNNNNNNNNNNNNNNNNNNNNNNNNNNNNNNNNNNNNNNNNNNNNNNNNNNNNNNNNNNNNNNNNNNNNNNNNNNNNNNNNNNNNNNNNNNNNNNNNNNNNNNNNNNNNNNNNNNNNNNNNNNNNNNNNNNNNNNNNNNNNNNNNNNNNNNNNNNNNNNNNNNNNNNNNNNNNNNNNNNNNNNNNNNNNNNNNNNNNNNNNNNNNNNNNNNNNNNNNNNNNNNNNNNNNNNNNNNNNNNNNNNNNNNNNNNNNNNNNNNNNNNNNNNNNNNNNNNNNNNNNNNNNNNNNNNNNNNNNNNNNNNNNNNNNNNNNNNNNNNNNNNNNNNNNNNNNNNNNNNNNNNNNNNNNNNNNNNNNNNNNNNNNNNNNNNNNNNNNNNNNNNNNNNNNNNNNNNNNNNNNNNNNNNNNNNNNNNNNNNNNNNNNNNNNNNNNNNNNNNNNNNNNNNNNNNNNNNNNNNNNNNNNNNNNNNNNNNNNNNNNNNNNNNNNNNNNNNNNNNNNNNNNNNNNNNNNNNNNNNNNNNNNNNNNNNNNNNNNNNNNNNNNNNNNNNNNNNNNNNNNNNNNNNNNNNNNNNNNNNNNNNNNNNNNNNNNNNNNNNNNNNNNNNNNNNNNNNNNNNNNNNNNNNNNNNNNNNNNNNNNNNNNNNNNNNNNNNNNNNNNNNNNNNNNNNNNNNNNNNNNNNNNNNNNNNNNNNNNNNNNNNNNNNNNNNNNNNNNNNNNNNNNNNNNNNNNNNNNNNNNNNNNNNNNNNNNNNNNNNNNNNNNNNNNNNNNNNNNNNNNNNNNNNNNNNNNNNNNNNNNNNNNNNNNNNNNNNNNNNNNNNNNNNNNNNNNNNNNNNNNNNNNNNNNNNNNNNNNNNNNNNNNNNNNNNNNNNNNNNNNNNNNNNNNNNNNNNNNNNNNNNNNNNNNNNNNNNNNNNNNNNNNNNNNNNNNNNNNNNNNNNNNNNNNNNNNNNNNNNNNNNNNNNNNNNNNNNNNNNNNNNNNNNNNNNNNNNNNNNNNNNNNNNNNNNNNNNNNNNNNNNNNNNNNNNNNNNNNNNNNNNNNNNNNNNNNNNNNNNNNNNNNNNNNNNNNNNNNNNNNNNNNNNNNNNNNNNNNNNNNNNNNNNNNNNNNNNNNNNNNNNNNNNNNNNNNNNNNNNNNNNNNNNNNNNNNNNNNNNNNNNNNNNNNNNNNNNNNNNNNNNNNNNNNNNNNNNNNNNNNNNNNNNNNNNNNNNNNNNNNNNNNNNCTAATCGTATTAAGTGTAGATTTACTTTATTGTGAATACTAATATCTGACGCATCACAACCAGCCAAAAGTAAAAGGCAAAAAAATGGTAGAGATCTTAATGTTCTAAAATCTAAATGACAAGTCAATTTCGGTTTAATTACatctaaattttttgtttgagaTGTGAACTTTCAGAAAATATGTAGAGTCTATTCAACGTTTTCTTAGTTTATTTGACTTACTAATGTGCAAAATTGTTTcgaaacaaaaaaaacaaagctTGCAGTAATTACAGCATCAAAAGTGAACGTAACTAGCCTATGCATGACAAATGTTATTGAAAGAGTGgtcatctttcaattttgatgcTAGTAGATGTGGGAAAAGTGTTGAGACCAGGAATTTGCGTTTcccaaaaaagaaaatttgcaactactaaatttgaatacatGTGACTAAAATTATTGCAAATGTATAAACCAGCAGaacaattttgcaaaaattcAGCATATGGCGCAGTTGCCTTCCTGAATTTGTTAGACTGGGTGGCCAAGCTGGTTAAGGCGTGTGACTGTTAATCACAAGATCGAGAGTTCAATCCTCTCCCTGGTCGTTTATTTTTTCATCCGTCTGaccttttatttttagtgGAAAAAGTGTCCTACTTCCATTAATTTGGTAGTTTACTGAAGCTACCTAACAGGTTCAATAAGGGCTACATAGCACTCTAGCATTATACGGGGCAAATCTCAATTTGTTGTGTGGGGCTTTTTTAGTATCAAATTATGTGTTTTGGGAATAACTGGTGAATTAACTAATAATTAATCTACATAAACTATATATTTGCCACTCGGATATCACCCTGATTTAATAACTTTTTGCTACACGGATATTTCCAATGTATACCTCGTTCGACTTCTTTATACTCTAGAATATTAGTGAATACGTTCATAAAACGACAAgaacaaatttcaatgagGAGTAGAGAGTTAGCATAGAGTAAGATATATGATCAATGAACAAGGTAAACGATTTGtccaatgttgaaatcGTTTCTTGACATCAATTGTTCAGAGCACTCATTTTTATAGAATTTGCAACCACAATGTAATTACAAGTTACGATTTGAAATACTCAAGATACAAATATATTGGAGATCTCCTAAATACACTGCTGAGTAATTCTCTCAGTTCGCTCTATACTCAAACTTTCTACAAAAGGCTCcagaaagaagaaagcGTTAAACTTTAGTAATCCCAAAAGCTCATTTTCTGCTAAAATTGCTCTACTAAACAAACTCTAAATGATTTATGAACTCATCGCCACAACCTAAAAAAGCTTTCAATTGTGGATATAATTTCTCCCCTCAATTTTAGTTAAATTTAGTTGCCATttcaacagcagcagcgCCCCAATCCTCCCCGTGATTGTGCATCTTACCAGGAATCAATCCTGCTCTAGCTTCCGCTTGTTCTTCAGTCAAACAAGTCAAGACACCAAAAATGACAGGAATtcccaattcaaaattcaacttcatcaattgattagtAGTTGAATCACAAATATATTCGAAATGCATAGTTGATCCTTTAatcaaaacaccaattgGGATAATTGCATCCAATGGAGTGccctttttcttttgttgttcaaagAAAAGTTTTGAACCATATGGTAATTCAAATGATCCAGGTACGGTTTCAATTACAATGTTATCTTCTTTGACTCCCAATTCTTTTAATCTGTTGACTGCACCTTGGActaatgaatcaattaTCTTTTTGTTCCATCTGGCGTGGAGGATTCCAATTCTTAACTTTGAACCTAAGATTATATTAGTATATTTGACAGGAACAGTATTGGTGTTTGCTCAAACATACCATCGTATTGTCTATCCAATTCTCCTAATCCTTTAACAGccatttttctttctaGTCTTTGTTTCGCAAGGTTATGGTGAAATTTATTGCGTTAATGGATGCAACGTACAATATATATGTATGAGTGACAAATTGTAAGGGTTTTTATAAAAATTGTTCATGGGGTTAGTAATATGCAGGTTTTGATCTCTTTGTTATTGTCTTTTCTGAATAAATTCTGAAAAATttagtttttgaaaaattttcgGCCTTCAAAGTTTCATTCACCTCCAGtccaatcaatttcaatgaaaaacGGTCTATTGTTCCTGTTCAGCACCATATAACAATAGTGTCCTATTGGTATGTGATATATTTCCTATAACAATGCCAAACTTAGTTGAAATAATACCTTATTTAATGATGATATATACACTGGAACTtatttaaacaaaatgatTATCCAAAACAGTATAGTTAAAATAGTCTTTCACCCCTATCTGAAATCAACTAAGAGACAGACGTTGAGTATGGAGGATGTTGTACTAACCATTGTGACATATAGAGAAGTAACGATGTGAATTTTGCAAGTGAATGATCCTGCTTTACCTTTCATGCTCATTATTCAATTAGACAACAGCATGTTAACTTATGTAAACCATCACTACAGGTGGAAAGGTTTTAGAACTCATGTGTCTTTTCATAGATTCGTCTTACATCTTTACGCGTCTTACAAGTTCAGCCTGCTCCATCTCTTTCATGtcttttccatttcttGGTTGATGTAACATAATAACCAACGATTTTTTTAGGAAGAGGCACTTTGACCCGAAGCGGAAATCAACACGCCCCGGAAATGTAACCTTCGCGAAAAGTCGTGTGCGTGTGCTTGTTTCGGAATAACTTTAATTAGTGATGAATCGGCTGAGTAAGGAGAAGTTTTGCGATAAACGGATAAACACTAAAATGTGAGACGAATATATTGGTAAAACACACAAGGCTTACTTTCCGATTCGGTCCAAACTGGATCGTTTCCTGATGCCTAGGTAGATCTATCCGACCACAGCAATACTATTTTATGCATAAAATCACCAGGTTACCCAAAACTGCAGTGTCTAAAAGTTAAAAAAGGTATGGAAATAAACGACATGAGTAATAGAAGgtttcagtttcaattATTTTCCATAAAAATCTATAATGGTCCAGAAGGTTTCAGGTTTTACAGGCGCGGCAACATAttaacaacttcaaatgattgttgataCACGATTGGTGTTAGTTGTTCGTAAGACCGTATCGAAAGCCCAAAGTTTAGAGACATAGAATATAGAGTGTAAGTATGGGTGTTGTAACTGGAACCAAAAGATctaaaaattttctttgctATGTGTGTACATATTTGAACCGTTGCTCCGTATGTACGTTTCTTATTCCTTTTTGTTGTAACACTAAAAACACATAAATTTAACCAAATACAAATCTCAACATCCTCTCAATAATTAATAGACCAAACCTAGGAAAAAGATGTAGTTGTTTCTACATGAATATACGACTACTGTGCAACTACagtgtttgttgttgttgttgtgtgtTCTATAAACGAATGACATGTTTTGCCTCTTTTCGGAGTATACAAAAatgtactgcatataaatGAATACGCTTTAATTTTTCTGTTGAGTTTTTACACAGTTACACActttacacaaaaacaatgtCTTATCTAAGAGAgatatatatgtatatattaGTAGATGATTGTAAATGTTCCAAAGCAAAACAACTCATCAACTCAATacaacatcttcaatttcaatactgTTGGTATACTTGATCGTGTCTACGTGTAACACATATAGCGCATACATATTGCATAAACTATGTCTATCAATCCTAGATTCAAATTATTAAGAGGATCTACTTCTACTCAAAAAGCCCATCCTCAAATTGCTGtccaacaacagcaacatcTTCACGAAACGCCACACCTGACGAAATCTCAGAACAGGTACAATAGTAGTAGATTTGAAGCTACATCAAGCATCTTATCAGACTATGATGATTTAGAAgtgattgatgatgttaaTGAAGAGTCACTGTATGTTCTATTCAACCCGATTTCGAAACCCAAAAATGAGTCAGATATACTTTCTTTGACTAATACGTCAAAGGGGGAATCAGAAGTGGATACAGATCAGGAATATGAAGCTAATGACGtacaaaagttgaaagaagatgaagaagaagaggatgatgatgacgtCGATGTGCACACTGACACGGAAAAACTatccaacaaaataaacagTTGGTATAACTCAAATATTGTGACATCTagtcaagaaattgatgaaaacgTAGCTAGTTGGAActtggatgaagatgaggaatTGTCGAGTTCTAACGCACTGAGActaccacaacaacaaccagaACAGCAACTGTTGGAAGAGAGCAAAAGACTACTCACTGAATTTTATGGAGATGACCTTTTTAAGTGCCTTGATCAAGAAGATATAGCTAAAGTCAAAGGATTCCACAATATGATGGATGTTAAACGTTTCCTTTTAGAAAAAGATGTTGCTCCAACTGATTCGTTACTCAGACAATTGATTTACAAGATCCTTTACGTTAAAGATAAATCATCCAGTTTTGACACTTCTCATCACACTTTCAATTTAGGAAACACAAATTATATCAACTATTTAATGGAGGATGTACATCAAAAACAACTGCAACCACTACCATTTGGTGGAAGTTTCTTGGGTGCACCATCCACTTTTTCTGATACTAATACTGGTGGTGGATCATCTTTGATTATGTGTGGAGGTGTTGGATTTGGTGACAAGACTTCATGGAATGATATATAAGCAATCAGAAGCGCTGTTTTATGAAAGTTGTTGGTGTGTACTTT is part of the Candida orthopsilosis Co 90-125, chromosome 2 draft sequence genome and harbors:
- a CDS encoding Tmt1 protein (S. cerevisiae homolog TMT1 has trans-aconitate 3-methyltransferase activity and localizes to cytosol), which gives rise to MATYSEASFNSQHYDDSRPNYPERFYCELINYHKQKGDTQLAVDIGCGSGFVAFKLLEYFKHVIGTDPSSTMISQCQGNIPKLPENKTIEFIIGSGELQPSTIVPGSVDLITGAECCHWVDHAKFFSESARVLKPNGTLAYWFYKDPVFVGYPKANAIYENYTYNSSKEMNPDDEFERYMGPYYQQPGHDYLRSLLKEKSPPTDLFYDIVRHEYISERDGAPTENENAYVTKTPLFIRKVIDMTWFLNYVRSWSAYHTWMKEHGGKYDIAEVFVDELKQQMDWKDDTKIEVIWDTVYTFARKK
- a CDS encoding Lumazine synthase (6,7-dimethyl-8-ribityllumazine synthase, DMRL synthase) yields the protein MAVKGLGELDRQYDGSKLRIGILHARWNKKIIDSLVQGAVNRLKELGVKEDNIVIETVPGSFELPYGSKLFFEQQKKKGTPLDAIIPIGVLIKGSTMHFEYICDSTTNQLMKLNFELGIPVIFGVLTCLTEEQAEARAGLIPGKMHNHGEDWGAAAVEMATKFN